One window of Nostoc sp. C052 genomic DNA carries:
- a CDS encoding ComEC/Rec2 family competence protein: MIQTSGVIICLGYILGLLFTAVPWGGVWILVVGIVGAIIFRRRSTLRQFAQKPENDGSKNKTVSNTWQTTPHARIWLAAGLVGLLATVYFQWRVPQPGAKDISQFVPPGNSNNQEQLVIVRGKVASNPRLTRSQRGQFWLETTQLDEVKNDKGSAGVPKGVTGKLYVTVPILQATGLYPSQEIAVTGILYKPKAASNPGGFDFQKFLKQEGTFAGLIGRQINVLDQERKWGWWQIRERIVRSQVRWLGVPEGPLVSAMVLGSKAVDLPYDIRDLFVQAGLAHALAASGFQTSLILSVILQLTRRTKKGTQFTLGFLALIIFLSLTGFQPAVLRAVIMGFAALVGLLLKRKVKQFGSLLLAATLLLVFNPLWIWDLGFQLSFLATLGLVVTVSPLVNSLAWLPPAIASLIAVPLAATIWTLPVQLFVFGVVPSYSLFLNVVSTPLISIISIGGIISALVGLVWTEAGSFLAGVLHYPTDWLIKLVEFFSKLPGNSVAVGSISSWQLLAIYLLIILVWLVPWWQRRWWFANVIAIALVFIPLWHSTNTLFRITVLESGTEPIVVVQDRGTVTVINSGDEGTGRFTILPFLQQQGVNQINWAIATDFQGNESNAWFELMQRLPINNFYEYSPKTDDSITTQAIQQELQKHQGIYQSLTVGQSVKAGSTVAQLINDQLPILQLQILDQRWLLVGNVKSKEVKQLVKNGSLPHPQVLWCAPESLKDLVIALQPQVAIASSANFDPKTLSELNQSQTKLFFTGRDGAIQWTPNGQFEAFIEATENKSSLL, from the coding sequence ATGATTCAAACCAGTGGTGTAATTATTTGTCTTGGCTATATTTTGGGGTTGCTGTTTACAGCAGTTCCTTGGGGTGGTGTGTGGATTTTGGTTGTGGGGATAGTGGGAGCAATTATTTTTAGAAGACGCTCGACGCTACGACAATTTGCTCAGAAACCAGAAAATGATGGAAGTAAAAATAAGACAGTGTCTAACACTTGGCAAACTACTCCCCATGCTCGAATATGGCTAGCTGCTGGCTTGGTGGGATTATTGGCAACTGTATATTTTCAATGGCGAGTACCGCAACCAGGTGCAAAAGATATTAGTCAATTCGTCCCGCCTGGAAATAGCAATAATCAAGAACAACTTGTGATTGTTCGCGGCAAAGTGGCGAGTAATCCCCGCTTGACTCGCAGTCAACGGGGACAATTTTGGCTGGAAACGACTCAGTTAGATGAAGTCAAAAATGATAAGGGTTCAGCAGGTGTTCCAAAAGGGGTTACAGGCAAATTGTATGTGACAGTACCTATACTTCAGGCTACTGGATTATACCCTAGTCAAGAAATTGCTGTGACTGGGATTTTGTACAAACCAAAGGCAGCTTCCAATCCTGGTGGTTTTGATTTTCAGAAGTTTCTCAAGCAAGAAGGAACCTTTGCTGGTCTAATTGGGCGACAAATAAATGTTTTGGATCAAGAACGGAAATGGGGGTGGTGGCAAATTCGGGAGCGAATTGTGCGATCGCAAGTTCGTTGGTTGGGTGTCCCTGAAGGGCCTCTTGTCAGTGCAATGGTTTTAGGTAGCAAAGCTGTTGATTTACCCTACGATATCCGCGATTTGTTTGTACAAGCTGGGTTAGCTCATGCTTTAGCTGCTTCTGGGTTCCAAACTTCCTTGATTTTGAGTGTGATCTTGCAGTTAACCAGGCGGACAAAAAAAGGAACGCAATTTACCCTTGGCTTTTTGGCTTTAATCATTTTTCTGAGTTTAACAGGTTTTCAACCTGCGGTTCTCAGAGCCGTGATTATGGGTTTTGCGGCATTAGTTGGTTTGCTATTAAAAAGGAAGGTAAAACAGTTTGGTTCATTACTATTAGCGGCAACTCTGCTATTAGTATTTAATCCTTTATGGATTTGGGATTTAGGTTTTCAACTAAGTTTTTTAGCAACATTGGGATTAGTTGTAACAGTATCCCCATTAGTCAACAGTCTAGCATGGCTACCACCTGCGATCGCTTCTTTAATTGCCGTTCCCCTAGCTGCCACTATTTGGACTTTACCTGTGCAACTTTTTGTCTTTGGAGTTGTACCATCTTATAGTTTGTTCCTGAATGTGGTTAGTACTCCATTAATTTCGATTATTAGTATAGGTGGAATCATCAGTGCGTTAGTAGGTTTAGTTTGGACTGAAGCCGGAAGCTTTCTTGCTGGTGTGTTACATTACCCTACTGATTGGCTAATTAAACTAGTAGAATTTTTTAGCAAGTTGCCAGGAAATTCTGTTGCTGTGGGTAGTATATCTAGTTGGCAGCTTTTGGCAATTTATTTATTGATTATATTGGTTTGGCTAGTACCTTGGTGGCAGCGGCGGTGGTGGTTTGCTAATGTGATTGCGATTGCTTTAGTATTCATTCCCCTTTGGCATTCTACAAATACATTGTTTAGGATAACAGTATTAGAATCTGGTACAGAACCAATTGTAGTTGTTCAAGATAGAGGTACTGTAACTGTAATTAATAGTGGCGATGAAGGTACAGGACGCTTCACAATTCTACCGTTTTTACAACAACAAGGTGTAAATCAAATCAATTGGGCGATCGCAACTGATTTCCAAGGCAATGAAAGTAATGCCTGGTTTGAATTAATGCAACGTTTACCAATCAATAATTTTTATGAATATTCACCCAAAACAGATGATTCTATTACAACTCAGGCAATTCAACAAGAACTACAAAAACATCAAGGAATTTATCAATCTTTGACAGTTGGTCAATCTGTGAAAGCTGGTTCGACAGTGGCACAATTAATCAACGATCAATTACCCATATTGCAATTACAAATTTTAGATCAGAGGTGGTTATTAGTAGGTAATGTTAAATCTAAAGAGGTAAAACAACTAGTTAAAAATGGAAGTTTACCTCATCCACAAGTGCTTTGGTGTGCGCCTGAGTCATTGAAAGATTTAGTTATTGCTCTGCAACCACAAGTAGCGATCGCTTCTTCTGCTAACTTTGATCCAAAAACTTTATCTGAACTGAATCAAAGCCAAACCAAACTTTTTTTTACAGGAAGAGATGGAGCTATTCAATGGACGCCTAATGGTCAGTTTGAGGCATTTATTGAAGCAACAGAAAACAAGTCTTCTCTGTTATGA
- the glyQ gene encoding glycine--tRNA ligase subunit alpha: protein MNFQSVIGLLHQFWGDRGCLIAQPYDIEKGAGTKNPQTFLRALGPEPWAVAYVEPCRRPTDGRYGENPNRFQHYYQYQVLIKPSPDNIQEIYLDSLRALGIRPEDHDIRFVEDNWEDATVGAWGTGWEVWLDGMEVTQFTYFQQCGGIDCRPVSIEITYGLERLTMYLQQVEAFTKIQWTDNITYGDVFLQSEIEQCKYNFEASNPELLLTLFNLYEQEATQLTERGLVLPSLDYVMKCSHTFNLLDARGVISVTERTRYIARIRHLARKVAHLYVEQREKLGFPLLEVMPGRLEVAATQTKPASAG, encoded by the coding sequence GTGAATTTTCAGTCAGTAATAGGTTTATTGCATCAGTTTTGGGGCGATCGCGGTTGTCTTATTGCCCAGCCCTACGATATTGAGAAAGGGGCTGGTACTAAGAATCCTCAGACTTTTTTAAGGGCATTGGGGCCGGAACCCTGGGCTGTTGCCTATGTTGAACCATGTCGTCGCCCAACGGATGGGCGCTACGGCGAAAACCCTAACCGCTTCCAACACTATTATCAGTACCAAGTTTTGATTAAGCCGTCACCAGATAATATCCAGGAGATTTATCTTGATTCGTTAAGAGCTTTAGGTATTCGTCCTGAAGACCACGATATTCGGTTTGTAGAGGATAACTGGGAAGATGCGACGGTGGGAGCTTGGGGAACGGGATGGGAAGTATGGTTGGATGGGATGGAAGTTACTCAATTTACTTACTTCCAACAGTGTGGAGGAATTGATTGCCGTCCGGTGTCGATTGAGATTACATACGGGTTAGAGCGGCTGACAATGTATCTCCAGCAGGTAGAAGCATTTACAAAGATCCAGTGGACAGACAATATTACTTATGGAGATGTTTTCCTGCAAAGTGAGATTGAGCAGTGTAAATATAACTTTGAAGCTTCAAATCCTGAGTTGCTACTGACACTATTTAACTTATACGAGCAGGAAGCTACCCAATTGACGGAGCGAGGATTGGTCTTGCCTAGTTTAGATTATGTAATGAAGTGTTCGCACACATTTAATTTGTTGGATGCTAGAGGTGTGATTTCGGTGACGGAGAGAACTCGTTATATTGCCAGGATTCGGCATTTGGCTAGGAAGGTGGCCCATTTATATGTTGAACAAAGGGAGAAATTGGGTTTTCCGTTGCTCGAAGTTATGCCTGGGCGACTAGAAGTCGCGGCTACACAGACAAAACCTGCCTCCGCAGGTTAA